The following DNA comes from Bifidobacteriaceae bacterium.
CTACCGGCGGGTGGGCTCCAGCCAGTCCGTTTGGTAGCCGGCCGGGATGATCCGGGTCGGGTTGATGTGCGGGTGGGTCAGGAAGTAGTGGCGTTTGATGTGGTCGAACTTGGTGGTCGATCCGAACGCGGGCTGCTGGTATAGGAAGCGGGCGTAGTCCCATAGGTTTGGGTAGTCCACCAGGCGCCGGATGTTGGCCTTGAAGTGGGTGGCGTAGACCGCGTCGAACCGGGCCAAGGTTGGGTACAGGCGGATGTCCGCCTCGGTCAGCGCTTCTCCCAGCAGGTGGGTCCGCGAGCCCAGAAGCCGCTCCAGCCAGTCCAGCGACTCGAACAATTCCGCCACCGCCAAGTCGTAGGCGGACTGCCGCCGCGCGAACCCGCACCTGTACACACCGTTGTTGACGGTTCGGTAGACCCGTTCGTTGATCGAGTCGATCTCCTCCCGCAGCCGCTCCGGATACAGGTCGAGCCCCGGATTCTGCGCCCAGGCGTTGAAGCGCGAGCCCAGGTCAAGAGAAATGTCCGGGAAGTTGTTCGACACGATCCGCCGGCTTTTCAAATCCCACAGCACCGGCACTGAAATGTGGCCGGGGTATCCCGGCTCGGTCGCGTCATACGCCTCGCGCAGCAAAGTGAACCCGTTGTACGGGTCGAGCGTCAGGTCCGGCCCCGGACGGAAAGCCCAGCCGCGCCCGTCCCGCACCGGGTCCACCACGCCGAGCCCGATCACGTCCCCGAGTCCCTTCAACTCCCTCACGATGAGCTGCCGGTGTGCCCACGGGCAGGCGTAGGACGCGTACAGCACATAGCGGCCGGGGGCGGGCTCGAATTCGCCCCCGGCCGCTATGCGGCCCTGGAAGGGATAGGCGGCGCGCCGAAACGCGCCGTCGTCGTTTCCCGGACCGGGGCGCTTCGCCCATCCGCCGGAGTCACCGAACTCTTCGAAGTCCACCGGGCTCGCCTCGCTCGGGCTGGCGGCCGGATCCGGCGTCCAGCCGGTCGGCGCGGCCATTCAGAGTCTCCTCGCGGACGCGGCGCCCACGCCGGCTGGTTGGTCGGCCGGGCCCGCGCCCGCGATCCGGCCGGAGCCGGGAATGGAAAGGGCGGCCGGGATGGACGCGGCGCCCACGCCGGCCGGTTGGTCGGCCGGGTCCACACCCGCGATCCGGCCGGAGCCGGGACTGGAAAGGGCGGTCGGGCCGGAAACGGTCGCAGCATGGGACAACAGCTTGTCGAAGTCGTAGACCGTGCGGTCGGCGGTCAGGGAGACGCGGGAGATGAACTGGCGGCCGCGTTCCGTCTTGGGGGCGCCGAAGACTTCCTGCGGGGTGCCCTGCTCAATGATTTCGCCCTCGTGCAGCAAGACGACCTGGTCGGCTATCTCATACACAAAGTTCATCTCATGCGAGACGATCACCATGGTGCGGCCCTCCCGCGCCACCTCCCGGATGACCTCCAAGACCTCCGCGATCATCTCCGGGTCGAGTGCGGACGTCGGTTCGTCCAGCAGCATGACCTTGGGATTCAGAGCCAAGGAGCGCGCGATCGCCACCCTTTGCTGCTGGCCGCCGCTCAACTGGTTTGGGAAATGGTCCACCCGGTCGCTCAAACCCACGCGGTCCAGCAGCTCCAAGGCCTGGGCGCGCGCCTGCGCCTTCGGCACTTTGCGGACCGTGGTCAACCCCTCGGTGACGTTCTCCAGCGCCGTCTTGAACTTGAACAGGTGGAACAACTGGAAGACCATCGCGGTATGGCGGCGCATGTACTGGATGTCGTCCTTGGTCGCCTGGGCGGCGTCAAAGGAACGGCCGTCCAGCGTGATGGCGCCCGCGTCCGGCGTTTCCAGGAAATCCACGCAGCGCAGAATGGTCGACTTGCCGGAACCGGAAACCCCGATGATCGCGACCACCGAGCCCTCCGGGACCTCAAGGTCCACACCCTTCAGGACTTCAATGTGGCCGAAGCTCTTGTGTAGGCCGGTCAGTTTCAACATGGGGCTCACCGCCTTGCTTTCTTGGTTCTGCGGGCTCGATTGGGAGTATTGGCAGCGGCAGCCTGGACGGCGTCCGAGGCCGGCCCGGAGGCCGAAGGCGAGCCGTCGCCCGAAGCCCGGCTGGGCGAAGCCGGGCCGGAGCCTGAAACCGGCGGGGAGGTCGAACGGGCGCCCACTCCCGCCGGTTCGGGGACGGCCGCTTCGCGGCGGGCGCGCACTCGGGCGGGCTTGGCGCCGTTGTTGCGCAGCGGTTTGCGTTGGCCCGCGCCCTCGACCGGTTGGACGCCGCGCTGGTCGCGGGCCAGTTTGCGTTCCGCGAGGAGCAGCAGTCGGGACGCTATCAACGTGATGATCCAATAGATGATGGCCAGCGAGACGTACATCTCGAAGTAGCGGTAGTCGCGGCCCGCGATCAGCCGGGCGGCGGCGGTCATCTCGATGACGCCGCAGACGAACACCAGCGAGGTGTTCTTGATCATGTTGATGAACCCGTTGCCCAAGGTGGGCAGAGCCACCACGGCCGCCTCCGGAATGATGATCCGCCAAAGCGTCTGCCCGGAGGTCATGCCGATCGAGTGGGCGGCCTCGATCTGCCCCCTGTCCACTGACAAGATGGCGGCGCGGATCGACTCGGACGAGTAGGCTGCGTCGTTCAAAGCCAAGGCGACCAGCGCGAACATGATGGGCGGAATGCCGTTCACGTTGAAATCCCAGCCGAGCTTGTCGTCCAGGTAAGTCAAGAAGAACGGGATGCCGTAGTAGGTGGTGTAAAGCTGGACAATGATGGGCGTGCCGCGGGTGAAGGACACGTAGAAGTCCGCCAACGGCTTGAGCACCTTGGTCCGCTTGATCTTCACCCAAGCCACCAAGAACCCGATCAGGAGGCTGACCAGCGTTGCAACCAACGCGATGAGCAGCGAGATCGGCAAGTACCTCAGGATCTCCGGGATCTTCGCGAAGACCATCCAGAAGTCGAAAAGCATGATCGGTTTCTCCTGTCAGCAACCGGCCGTCAGCAACCGGGTGTCAACCCGCCGCCGCCCGCCGCCGGCCGCTCACGGCCTGGTCGTCCTCAGCGGCCCGTCATGTCGAAGCCGAAATACTTCTCCGACAATTCGACCAATTTGCCGCTCTTCGCCAGTTCCAGGATCGCCTCGTCGACCCGGTCCGCCAGCTTCTGGCCCTCCTCGTTCTTCTGGAAGATGAACCAGCCGAACGGATCCTGGATCTCCTGGGTCTGCTCCTGGCTCAGTTGGACGTACTCCAACTTGCCGTCCAGATCGGAGTATTCGGCAATGTAGTTGTCGTACATCGGAATTTCCAGGAAGGTGAAGTCGATCACCTCTTCGCTGAGGTCCACCAGCTGCTTGACCTCTTCTGCGGCGGTGTAAACCGTCTCGATCGGGTTGTCGGGGTTCTTCTCGTTGAAGGACTCGAAGAACAACTGGGCAAAGCCGCCGGTGTCCGTGGTGTAGGTCTTCTTGCCGCCCAAGTCCTCCAAGGTCTTGATGTTCTTCGGGTTGCCCTTCGGCACCACTATGACCGTCCAGTTGTACACGTAGGGCTCCTTGCCGAACAGGTACTTCTCCTCCCGCTCCGGCTTCTTCGTGATGTTGTTGTCGCCCATTTGGTAACGGCCCGAATCGATCCCGGAGAAGATGGAGGGGAACTCCGTCACCTCGTACTCGAAGGTGTATTCGGGCAGA
Coding sequences within:
- a CDS encoding transporter substrate-binding domain-containing protein; translation: MKSPKKYLTTSVALLAGAALLTACGDGSDSGSGTGGDGDSSPDVKVQKVLIGTGAGPKPYLWQDENNQLTGYDYEVVQAIDEYLPEYTFEYEVTEFPSIFSGIDSGRYQMGDNNITKKPEREEKYLFGKEPYVYNWTVIVVPKGNPKNIKTLEDLGGKKTYTTDTGGFAQLFFESFNEKNPDNPIETVYTAAEEVKQLVDLSEEVIDFTFLEIPMYDNYIAEYSDLDGKLEYVQLSQEQTQEIQDPFGWFIFQKNEEGQKLADRVDEAILELAKSGKLVELSEKYFGFDMTGR
- a CDS encoding glutathione S-transferase C-terminal domain-containing protein; this translates as MAAPTGWTPDPAASPSEASPVDFEEFGDSGGWAKRPGPGNDDGAFRRAAYPFQGRIAAGGEFEPAPGRYVLYASYACPWAHRQLIVRELKGLGDVIGLGVVDPVRDGRGWAFRPGPDLTLDPYNGFTLLREAYDATEPGYPGHISVPVLWDLKSRRIVSNNFPDISLDLGSRFNAWAQNPGLDLYPERLREEIDSINERVYRTVNNGVYRCGFARRQSAYDLAVAELFESLDWLERLLGSRTHLLGEALTEADIRLYPTLARFDAVYATHFKANIRRLVDYPNLWDYARFLYQQPAFGSTTKFDHIKRHYFLTHPHINPTRIIPAGYQTDWLEPTRR
- a CDS encoding amino acid ABC transporter permease, with amino-acid sequence MLFDFWMVFAKIPEILRYLPISLLIALVATLVSLLIGFLVAWVKIKRTKVLKPLADFYVSFTRGTPIIVQLYTTYYGIPFFLTYLDDKLGWDFNVNGIPPIMFALVALALNDAAYSSESIRAAILSVDRGQIEAAHSIGMTSGQTLWRIIIPEAAVVALPTLGNGFINMIKNTSLVFVCGVIEMTAAARLIAGRDYRYFEMYVSLAIIYWIITLIASRLLLLAERKLARDQRGVQPVEGAGQRKPLRNNGAKPARVRARREAAVPEPAGVGARSTSPPVSGSGPASPSRASGDGSPSASGPASDAVQAAAANTPNRARRTKKARR